GTGATGGTAGCGTCAGCATCTTTGTCGCTAATAGTCACACTTTTGCCAACACTCTTTGAAAAGAAATAAACAGCTATCAACACAGGCACTGAAACGACTGTTCCCATGATGATGACAAGGAGTAAATTTCCGCCAAGACCAAGTGTTCCTGCGGCTGCTATTGGGCCAGGAGTTGGCGGGATAAAGACGTGAGATGCGTATAGGCCGCCACTAAGTGCGACTGACATCGCGACTGGGCTTGCTGAAATTTTCTTATAAAGTGCCTCGCGAATAGAGTTTAAAACGACAAATCCGCTATCACAAAATACCGGAATGCCAACAACCCAGCCCATGATAAGCATAGCAAGCTCTGGACGCTTTTGTCCGACTAGCTTTACGACCATATCAGCTAGCTTTAAAGCAGCTCCCGTTTTTTCAAGCACAGTGCCGATGATCGTTCCAAAGATAATAACGATACCGATACTCTTAAATGTGCCACTAAAGCCGACACCTATCATCGCTGGGATCTTGGACAGATCAATGCCTGCGACGATCGCAAGAACCAAAGAAATGCTCATAAGTGCCAAGAATGGATGCACTTTTAGCTTAGAGATCATAACGATCATAAGTATGATGGCTACAATAAAACAGACAATTAGTGAGATTCCGCTCATAAAAACTCCTTTGCTCTGAGATTTTGCTTAAGATTTTAGCAAAATTTGCTTGTATTTTTTCTAATATTTTTAAGTTTTTTGATTAATTAAATTTTTTTGACATATTTGAGTAAATTTATGACTATTTGCCTAAATTTAGCCATTTTATAAGCTTAAAATTTTTAGCTTATTTTAAAATAACAAAACCAAGACCAAATTTATCAGTATGCCTATTATAATCAATCAAACTCTCGCCATATCCCGTAAAATACTGCAAATAGCCATAAACTCCGGTTGAGAAGATAGGAAACATATATGAAATTTCAGCCGCACCTTTGTTTGTTTTATCAAAATGTAAGTTATTTCTTAGCATTAGGCTAAAAATGTGTTCATTAAGGTTGTAGCTAAGCCTTACATCGCCGTGTCCTATGTATTTTAATATATCTTTATTATCGCCCTTATTGCCCACTACCATCCAAGCTCTTGGCGAAATGCTAAGCTTGTCAAAAACAAAATCACTTTGCACATAAGCTCTATTCCAGCTTCTTGAATTGCTACCATCTCGTCCATTTGACTCATGCAAAAGTCCAAATTTTAGGTTTTTTACACCTATTTGATCCAAATATTTTGGAGAAGCAAAATTTAGAAAAATTTCTGGCTGATAGTTCGTCTCACGAAATGGCGCTGAAGTTCTTGTTATCTGCCACCAAGATGTCTGCGTGTAGGCTGCCACAAGGCTCTCTCTAAATCCAAACAGGTCATAAAATAACGGCTTTGCAAGGCTTATTTGAAACTTAGTTTCAACGCTCTTTCGCTCATCGTTTGGCACATTTTTAGCATAAGTTACCGGCAAAAGGTAGTTAAATTTATAAAGCTCAATACCAAGTGCATTTTGTAAATTTTTATCACTTTTATCTTCTCTTAAAAGATCAGCTTGCTTTAGCTTTGCCTCTCTTAGCGCTGGCTCACTCTCTTGCACATTTTGTATCACGCTTTGCTCGTTTAAAGAGCTTTTGGCTAGCTCTTTATAAATTTGCATCGCAGCCTTTATGTCGCCACTTTGCTCCAGCTCTTGTGCTCTTTTAAAATCATCTAGCCCACTTGCCATCAAAAAACTAAGACTAAGGCTTAAAAATAATAAAATTTTACTCATCATCTATCTTCTTTTCTTGGATT
This portion of the Campylobacter concisus genome encodes:
- a CDS encoding phospholipase A; this encodes MSKILLFLSLSLSFLMASGLDDFKRAQELEQSGDIKAAMQIYKELAKSSLNEQSVIQNVQESEPALREAKLKQADLLREDKSDKNLQNALGIELYKFNYLLPVTYAKNVPNDERKSVETKFQISLAKPLFYDLFGFRESLVAAYTQTSWWQITRTSAPFRETNYQPEIFLNFASPKYLDQIGVKNLKFGLLHESNGRDGSNSRSWNRAYVQSDFVFDKLSISPRAWMVVGNKGDNKDILKYIGHGDVRLSYNLNEHIFSLMLRNNLHFDKTNKGAAEISYMFPIFSTGVYGYLQYFTGYGESLIDYNRHTDKFGLGFVILK